In the Variovorax sp. S12S4 genome, one interval contains:
- a CDS encoding M20 aminoacylase family protein has translation MKLIDSLVTQAAGIAAVRRDLHAHPELCFEEVRTADVVAGKLTEWGIPIHRGLGTTGVVGIVKNGTSSRAVGLRADMDALPVTELNTFAHASKHHGKMHACGHDGHTAMLLAAAQHLAKNRNFDGTVYLIFQPAEEGGGGAREMIKEGLFEQFPMDAVFGMHNWPGMKAGQFAVSPGPVMASGNKFYVNVIGKGGHAALPQTGIDPVPIACEIVQAFQTILTRKMKPTDSAVISVTTIHAGETNNVIPDNCELTGTVRTFSIEVLDMIEARMKKIADHICAAHDATCDFRFERYYPPTVNTEAEADFARRVMGGIVGAENVLRQEPAMTSEDFAFMLQAKPGAYAFIGNGDGSHRDVHHGEGPCTLHNASYDFNDDLIPLGATCWVQLAEQFLKPGGNAS, from the coding sequence ATGAAACTCATCGATTCGCTCGTCACGCAGGCGGCCGGCATCGCCGCCGTGCGGCGTGACCTTCACGCCCACCCCGAACTCTGCTTTGAAGAAGTCCGCACCGCCGATGTGGTGGCAGGCAAGCTCACGGAATGGGGCATTCCCATTCACCGGGGCCTGGGCACCACCGGCGTGGTGGGCATCGTCAAGAACGGCACCAGCAGCCGCGCCGTCGGCCTGCGCGCCGACATGGACGCGCTGCCCGTCACTGAGCTCAACACCTTCGCCCATGCCAGCAAGCACCACGGCAAGATGCACGCCTGTGGGCACGACGGCCACACCGCCATGCTGCTGGCCGCGGCGCAGCACTTGGCGAAGAACCGCAACTTCGACGGCACGGTGTACCTGATCTTCCAGCCGGCCGAAGAGGGCGGCGGCGGCGCGCGCGAAATGATCAAGGAAGGGCTCTTCGAGCAGTTCCCCATGGACGCCGTGTTCGGCATGCACAACTGGCCCGGCATGAAGGCCGGCCAGTTCGCGGTGAGCCCGGGCCCGGTAATGGCGTCGGGCAACAAGTTCTATGTCAACGTGATCGGCAAGGGCGGCCATGCCGCGCTGCCGCAGACCGGCATCGACCCGGTGCCGATCGCCTGCGAGATCGTGCAGGCCTTCCAGACCATTCTCACGCGCAAGATGAAGCCGACCGATTCGGCCGTGATCTCGGTCACCACCATCCACGCGGGCGAAACCAACAACGTGATTCCCGACAACTGCGAGTTGACGGGCACCGTGCGTACCTTCTCCATCGAGGTGCTCGACATGATCGAGGCGCGCATGAAGAAGATTGCCGATCACATCTGCGCGGCGCACGACGCGACCTGCGACTTCCGCTTCGAGCGCTACTACCCGCCGACCGTCAACACCGAGGCCGAGGCCGACTTCGCGCGCCGCGTGATGGGCGGCATCGTCGGCGCGGAAAACGTGCTGCGGCAGGAACCCGCCATGACCTCGGAAGACTTCGCCTTCATGCTGCAGGCCAAGCCGGGCGCCTATGCCTTCATCGGCAACGGCGACGGTTCGCACCGCGACGTGCACCACGGCGAAGGGCCGTGCACGCTGCACAACGCGAGCTACGACTTCAACGACGACCTCATTCCCTTGGGCGCCACCTGCTGGGTGCAACTGGCCGAGCAGTTCCTGAAGCCCGGAGGAAACGCATCTTGA
- a CDS encoding glycerophosphodiester phosphodiesterase → MRNLQLALSATAALCLAACGTTGPGGSPGKLLTLDGQPPLVIAHRGASGLLPEQTLESYARAIELGADVIEMDLVSTKDGVLIARHDPNLAISTDVAKHPRFASRKKTIKVDGETQTGWFSNDFTLAEIKMLGGISTDPERPQEFNGKFKIATFQEIIDFAKAKSKETGRTIAIYPETKNPTYFRDLGLPMEDKVIAAINAAGWNSKTAPIYVQSFEPGSLKYMKSKGLNTRLIQLIDGDGIDMKTGAMTYAVPVDRPYEWTKAGDKRNFDVMVTPAGLAEIKTYADGIGPWKRYIVSIKGSIGADGKPIDVNKDGKINDADATSVSPTTLIADAHKAGLFVHPFTFRNESRRLAADYNKDGKNEYAIYYKLGVDGVFTDFTDTAIAARADYLKSMGR, encoded by the coding sequence ATGCGCAACCTTCAGCTGGCTCTCTCTGCAACCGCTGCCCTCTGCCTTGCCGCCTGCGGTACCACCGGCCCCGGCGGTTCTCCCGGAAAGCTGCTGACGCTCGACGGCCAGCCGCCGCTGGTCATTGCGCACCGCGGTGCCTCGGGCTTGCTGCCGGAGCAGACGCTCGAGTCTTATGCGCGCGCCATCGAACTGGGCGCCGACGTGATCGAGATGGACTTGGTCTCCACCAAGGACGGCGTGCTCATTGCCCGCCACGACCCCAACCTGGCCATCAGCACCGACGTGGCCAAGCACCCGCGTTTCGCCTCGCGCAAGAAGACCATCAAGGTCGACGGTGAAACCCAGACCGGCTGGTTCAGCAACGACTTCACGCTGGCCGAAATCAAGATGTTGGGCGGTATTTCGACCGACCCCGAGCGCCCGCAGGAATTCAACGGCAAGTTCAAGATTGCCACCTTCCAGGAGATCATCGATTTCGCCAAAGCCAAGTCGAAGGAAACCGGCCGCACCATCGCGATCTATCCCGAGACCAAGAACCCGACTTACTTCCGCGACCTGGGTCTGCCGATGGAAGACAAGGTCATCGCGGCCATCAACGCCGCCGGCTGGAACAGCAAGACCGCGCCCATCTACGTGCAGTCGTTCGAGCCCGGCAGCCTCAAGTACATGAAGAGCAAGGGCCTGAACACCCGGCTCATCCAGCTGATCGACGGCGACGGCATCGACATGAAGACCGGCGCCATGACCTATGCCGTGCCGGTCGACCGTCCCTACGAATGGACCAAGGCGGGCGACAAGCGCAACTTCGACGTCATGGTCACGCCCGCGGGCCTGGCCGAAATCAAGACCTATGCCGACGGCATCGGCCCGTGGAAGCGCTACATCGTGAGCATCAAGGGCAGCATCGGCGCCGACGGCAAGCCGATCGACGTCAACAAGGACGGCAAGATCAACGACGCCGACGCCACCTCGGTTTCGCCCACCACGCTGATCGCCGACGCCCACAAGGCGGGCTTGTTCGTGCACCCGTTCACCTTCCGCAACGAGTCGCGCCGCCTGGCGGCCGACTACAACAAGGACGGCAAGAACGAGTACGCGATCTATTACAAGCTCGGCGTGGACGGCGTTTTCACCGACTTCACCGACACGGCGATTGCCGCGCGCGCCGACTACCTGAAGAGCATGGGGCGCTGA
- the argE gene encoding acetylornithine deacetylase → MLHTLSPQSLALAQALVRMNTISANSNLELIDLAQSHLAALGVKSRITYNAERTKANLFATLGEGKPAGVIVSGHTDTVPWDGQEWSVDPLSAVVQNERLYGRGSADMKSFIAIALANAKRFLESDSPYAVHFAFSYEEEIGCFGVKELIADMRDANIKPLACIVGEPTSMVPAIAHKGVYRYKCCVRGKEAHSSLTPHSVNAIEMAARVVGKVRDMAEGFERSEPRYEGFDVPFSTASVGQFHGGIADNVVPRDAEFRYEFRDLPTADAKRMQADVLAYAASIEPAMKKVAPDAGFRFETICEIPSFLGAADDPITLLAQRLAGEDRTTLVAFGTEAGLFKNAGIPTVVCGPGSINQAHQPDEFVSLEQLARCELFMERLAATPTIG, encoded by the coding sequence ATGCTCCATACGCTTTCCCCTCAAAGCCTCGCCCTGGCCCAGGCGCTCGTGCGCATGAACACCATCAGCGCGAACAGCAACCTCGAACTGATCGACCTCGCACAGAGCCACCTGGCCGCGCTGGGCGTCAAAAGCCGCATCACCTACAACGCCGAACGCACCAAGGCCAACCTGTTCGCCACCCTCGGCGAAGGCAAGCCGGCCGGCGTCATCGTTTCGGGCCACACCGACACGGTGCCCTGGGACGGGCAGGAATGGAGCGTCGACCCGCTCTCGGCCGTGGTGCAGAACGAGCGCCTCTACGGCCGCGGCTCGGCGGACATGAAGAGCTTCATCGCCATCGCCCTTGCCAACGCCAAGCGCTTCCTGGAAAGCGACTCGCCTTACGCGGTGCACTTCGCCTTCAGCTATGAAGAAGAAATCGGCTGCTTCGGCGTGAAGGAACTGATTGCCGACATGCGCGACGCCAACATCAAGCCGCTGGCCTGCATCGTGGGCGAGCCCACCAGCATGGTGCCGGCCATCGCGCACAAGGGCGTGTACCGCTACAAGTGCTGCGTGCGCGGCAAGGAGGCGCATTCGTCGCTCACGCCGCACTCGGTCAACGCCATCGAGATGGCGGCGCGCGTGGTCGGCAAGGTGCGCGACATGGCCGAGGGCTTCGAGCGCAGCGAGCCGCGCTACGAAGGCTTCGACGTGCCCTTCAGCACCGCGAGCGTGGGCCAGTTCCACGGCGGCATTGCCGACAACGTGGTGCCGCGCGACGCCGAGTTCCGCTATGAATTCCGCGACCTTCCCACCGCCGATGCAAAGCGCATGCAGGCCGACGTGCTGGCCTATGCCGCGAGCATCGAGCCCGCGATGAAGAAGGTGGCGCCGGATGCGGGCTTCAGGTTCGAAACGATCTGCGAGATCCCGAGCTTCCTTGGTGCGGCGGACGACCCCATCACGCTGCTTGCCCAGCGCCTGGCGGGCGAAGACCGCACCACACTGGTGGCCTTCGGCACCGAAGCGGGCCTTTTCAAGAATGCCGGCATTCCCACCGTGGTGTGCGGCCCCGGCAGCATCAACCAGGCGCACCAGCCCGACGAGTTCGTGAGCCTGGAGCAGCTGGCGCGCTGCGAACTGTTCATGGAACGCCTCGCGGCCACGCCGACCATTGGCTGA
- a CDS encoding DUF445 domain-containing protein has product MAEDHHGSGALQRMKRVALGLLCAAALLYALASALHDEHAAWGYVAAFAEAAMVGAIADWFAVVALFRHPLGLPIPHTAIIPSNKDRIGAKLAGFICNNFLGTEQVLAKLRAFDAAGRIAEWLARPASGEKLGEWGVAAARYGLSAFDDERVRAFMGRAAAAGLEKIDLSRLTGQALDALTAGGRHQALLDDVLQQVAGLLEGEEVQAHITEAIAREIKTLRYVGLDQVAAKIATRKIVAAVARTIAELAAEPGHPMRKRFDHFVDDFVVRLKLDPEFQQRGEQIRAELMAHPALGDYLHGLWSELLAWLHDDLGRGDSTIRRRIASMAGALGARLQADEAIRRWINEQIEAAAPLAIERYREDIRRYIEERVAEWNAEEMTVELERNIGRDLQFIRINGTLVGGLVGLLIHTATQLLRG; this is encoded by the coding sequence TTGGCTGAAGACCACCACGGCAGCGGCGCGCTGCAACGCATGAAGCGCGTCGCGCTGGGCCTGCTGTGCGCCGCGGCGCTGCTGTACGCGCTGGCCAGCGCGCTGCACGACGAGCACGCGGCCTGGGGCTACGTGGCCGCCTTTGCAGAGGCCGCGATGGTCGGCGCCATTGCCGACTGGTTCGCGGTGGTGGCGCTGTTCCGCCACCCGCTGGGTTTGCCGATTCCGCACACGGCCATCATCCCCAGCAACAAGGACCGCATCGGCGCCAAGCTGGCCGGCTTCATCTGCAACAACTTTCTCGGCACCGAGCAGGTGCTGGCCAAGCTGCGGGCGTTCGACGCGGCCGGCCGCATTGCCGAGTGGCTGGCCCGCCCCGCCAGCGGCGAGAAGCTGGGCGAATGGGGCGTGGCCGCCGCGCGCTACGGCCTCTCGGCGTTCGACGACGAGCGGGTTCGCGCCTTCATGGGCCGTGCCGCGGCGGCGGGCCTGGAGAAGATCGACCTCTCGCGCCTGACCGGCCAGGCGCTGGACGCACTCACCGCGGGCGGGCGCCACCAGGCCCTGCTCGACGATGTGCTGCAGCAGGTGGCCGGCCTGCTCGAAGGCGAAGAGGTTCAGGCGCACATCACCGAAGCCATTGCGCGCGAGATAAAAACGCTGCGCTACGTGGGGCTCGACCAGGTGGCGGCCAAGATCGCCACGCGCAAGATCGTTGCAGCAGTGGCGCGCACCATTGCCGAGCTGGCGGCCGAACCCGGCCACCCGATGCGCAAGCGCTTTGATCACTTTGTCGACGACTTCGTGGTGCGGCTGAAGCTCGACCCCGAGTTCCAGCAGCGCGGCGAACAGATCCGCGCCGAGCTGATGGCCCACCCCGCGCTGGGCGATTACCTGCATGGGTTGTGGAGCGAGCTGCTCGCGTGGCTGCATGACGACCTGGGCCGAGGCGATTCGACGATCCGCCGCCGCATCGCGTCGATGGCCGGTGCGCTGGGTGCGCGCCTGCAGGCCGACGAAGCGATCCGCCGCTGGATCAACGAGCAGATCGAGGCGGCCGCGCCGCTGGCCATCGAACGCTACCGCGAAGACATCCGGCGCTACATCGAAGAGCGGGTCGCCGAATGGAATGCGGAGGAGATGACCGTGGAGCTCGAACGCAACATCGGCCGCGACCTGCAGTTCATCCGCATCAACGGCACGCTGGTGGGCGGCCTGGTGGGGCTGTTGATCCACACCGCGACGCAGCTGCTGCGCGGGTAA
- a CDS encoding M14 family metallopeptidase — MIGIGEAFSPRYAQARQKFLQACVSAGLTVEPHAHPDKGQDGEELSMDVALDGDANAERLLIVSSACHGVEGHCGSGVQVFALHDAEWREKAKAQGVAVLYVHALNPHGFSYGRRVTQENVDLNRNFVDFSQPLPVNQAYAKLHPLLLPDAWPPTPENQAAVDQWIEKHGVAAFQAAVTGGQYQFDDGLFFGGKAPTWSNKTLRNVLRRHAAGTRRLGWIDLHTGLGPNGIGERIFAGRDNKAAYARANAWWGAPAAPVTSIYDGSSTSALLSGLISEAVYQECPQAEYTGIALEYGTLPMLDVLGALRADHWLHKHPEAPAELADGIRARMRDAFYTDTDAWRGQVVSQARQAMFQAVDGLSS, encoded by the coding sequence TTGATCGGCATCGGGGAGGCGTTTTCGCCGCGCTACGCCCAGGCGCGCCAGAAATTCCTGCAGGCCTGCGTGAGCGCGGGCCTCACAGTCGAGCCGCATGCGCATCCGGACAAGGGGCAGGACGGCGAAGAGCTTTCGATGGACGTGGCGCTCGACGGCGATGCGAATGCGGAGCGCCTGCTGATCGTCTCCAGCGCCTGCCATGGCGTGGAGGGCCATTGCGGCAGCGGCGTGCAGGTGTTCGCTCTGCACGACGCCGAATGGCGCGAGAAGGCCAAGGCGCAGGGTGTTGCGGTGCTGTACGTGCACGCGCTCAATCCGCACGGCTTTTCATACGGGCGGCGCGTCACGCAAGAGAATGTCGACCTGAACCGCAATTTCGTCGATTTCTCGCAGCCGCTGCCGGTCAACCAGGCCTATGCCAAGCTGCATCCGCTGCTATTGCCCGACGCCTGGCCGCCCACGCCCGAGAACCAGGCCGCGGTCGATCAATGGATCGAGAAACATGGTGTCGCTGCTTTCCAGGCGGCCGTCACCGGCGGTCAATACCAGTTTGACGACGGGCTGTTCTTTGGCGGCAAGGCGCCAACCTGGAGCAACAAGACGCTGCGCAATGTGCTGCGCCGCCATGCGGCCGGCACGCGCCGGCTGGGCTGGATCGACCTGCACACCGGGCTCGGGCCGAACGGCATCGGCGAACGCATCTTCGCGGGACGGGATAACAAGGCGGCCTACGCGCGCGCCAATGCCTGGTGGGGCGCGCCCGCGGCGCCGGTGACGTCGATCTACGACGGCTCGTCGACCTCGGCGCTGCTGAGCGGCCTCATCAGCGAAGCGGTGTACCAGGAATGCCCGCAGGCCGAATACACCGGCATTGCGCTCGAATACGGCACGCTGCCGATGCTCGACGTTCTGGGCGCCCTGCGCGCCGACCACTGGCTGCACAAGCACCCTGAAGCGCCAGCCGAGCTGGCCGACGGCATTCGGGCGCGAATGCGCGATGCCTTCTATACCGACACCGACGCCTGGCGCGGCCAGGTGGTCAGCCAGGCCCGCCAGGCCATGTTCCAGGCCGTGGACGGCTTGAGCAGCTGA